In a single window of the Bos taurus isolate L1 Dominette 01449 registration number 42190680 breed Hereford chromosome 23, ARS-UCD2.0, whole genome shotgun sequence genome:
- the OR2N1 gene encoding olfactory receptor family 2 subfamily N member 1 gives MELINKSHPEEFILLGFADRPWLELPLFIILLITYPMAMMGNIAIILVSKLDTRLHSPMYFFLTNLSFLDMCYTTSIVPQMLFNLGTSKKTISYVGCAVQLYFFHIMGGTECLLLAVMSFDRYVAICKPLHYTLIMNQRVCILLVATVWLSGMTYAVSEATVTLQLPLCGHNTLDHLVCEIPVLIKTACGEKGANELTLSVVCIFFLAVPLCLILIFYACIGHAVFKIRSLEGRKKAFGTCSSHLIVVFLFYGPAISMYLQPPSSISRGQPKFMALFYGVVTPTLNPFIYTLRNKDVKGALGNLMRSVFTCK, from the coding sequence ATGGAACTAATTAACAAAAGCCATCCTGAAGAGTTTATTCTACTAGGCTTTGCTGACCGTCCTTGGCTAGAGCTTCCTCTATTCATTATTCTGCTTATAACATACCCCATGGCTATGATGGGAAACATAGCCATCATTCTGGTGTCCAAGTTAGACACCCGTCTGCACAGccccatgtatttcttcctcaCCAACCTCTCCTTTTTGGACATGTGCTACACCACAAGCATTGTCCCTCAGATGCTCTTTAACCTGGGAACGTCTAAGAAGACAATCAGCTATGTGGGGTGTGCAGTTCAGCTTTATTTCTTCCACATAATGGGGGGCACAGAATGTCTGCTTTTGGCTGTTATGTCTTTTGATCGCtacgtggccatctgcaagcctctACACTACACCCTCATCATGAATCAGCGCGTCTGTATCTTATTAGTGGCCACCGTGTGGCTGAGTGGAATGACCTATGCTGTCTCAGAGGCCACTGTCACCTTACAGTTACCACTGTGTGGTCACAATACCCTGGATCACTTAGTATGTGAGATTCCTGTTCTGATAAAGACTGCCTGTGGCGAAAAGGGTGCTAATGAGCTCACACTCTCAGTggtatgcatttttttcttagcTGTGCCACTGTGCTTAATTCTTATTTTCTATGCTTGCATTGGACATGCTGTATTTAAGATTAGATCtttggagggaaggaaaaaagctTTTGGGACATGTTCCTCCCATCTCATAgtagttttcttattttatggTCCAGCCATTAGCATGTACCTTCAGCCCCCCTCTTCCATCTCAAGAGGCCAGCCCAAGTTCATGGCTCTCTTCTATGGAGTAGTGACTCCTACACTCAACCCTTTCATCTACACTCTGAGGAATAAAGATGTAAAGGGGGCACTGGGCAACCTCATGAGGAGTGTATTCACTTGCAAGTAA